One region of Rhodocaloribacter litoris genomic DNA includes:
- a CDS encoding RNA polymerase sigma factor, with product MSDEDLMSQFQAGTVEAFDILVSRYKDPLTNYIYRFLGDMKECEDLLQETFLRVYRNRHSYRRIAKYSTWLYTIAGNLARSEYRKRKRRRLYSLQSVNRDDEEYEVEIPDETFSPDRHTESTIQDHYIQEALKQIPEEFREVVVLRDVQQLAYEEIAEITGLPMGTVKSRINRGRTKLQALLKDIYAPAEE from the coding sequence ATGAGCGACGAGGACCTCATGTCGCAGTTCCAGGCGGGGACGGTCGAGGCCTTCGACATCCTCGTGAGCCGGTACAAGGATCCGCTGACGAACTATATCTACCGCTTCCTGGGCGACATGAAGGAGTGTGAAGACCTGCTGCAGGAAACCTTCCTCCGGGTCTATCGCAACCGCCACTCGTATCGCCGGATCGCCAAATATTCGACCTGGCTCTATACGATCGCCGGTAACCTGGCACGCTCGGAGTACCGCAAGCGCAAGCGTCGCCGGCTCTACTCGCTGCAGTCGGTCAACCGCGACGACGAAGAGTATGAGGTCGAGATCCCGGACGAGACGTTCTCGCCGGATCGCCACACGGAAAGCACCATCCAGGATCATTACATCCAGGAGGCGCTCAAGCAGATTCCGGAGGAGTTCCGCGAGGTCGTCGTCCTGCGCGACGTACAGCAGCTGGCCTATGAGGAGATCGCCGAGATCACCGGCCTGCCGATGGGTACGGTCAAGAGCCGTATCAACCGCGGTCGTACCAAGCTGCAGGCGTTGCTCAAGGACATCTACGCTCCGGCCGAGGAATAA
- a CDS encoding anti-sigma factor family protein: MSEGYDAGKEDASYSWLDEFLCEYVDGTMDPGVRAAFEEYLRANPVLLEHVQRLRRTRQLLCRYGACHAPRGFQARLQRRLACELMATQHPLWPGIVSRLGTYATWASVMIVVFIVGMLAGTTFLREPPGRSGSSVTSRPDAPLPSALPSTMQPLWWTRTTPIELALSGPATPLPASSHQDHPAGLSAHQPDTVWSIASPSPASASPEPPSPDHDRAFSKHD, translated from the coding sequence ATGTCGGAAGGATACGATGCCGGAAAAGAGGATGCCTCTTATTCCTGGCTGGACGAGTTTCTGTGCGAGTATGTAGACGGCACCATGGATCCCGGCGTACGCGCCGCGTTTGAGGAGTACCTGCGTGCCAACCCGGTTCTGCTCGAACACGTTCAGCGCCTGCGCCGCACGCGACAGCTCCTGTGCCGGTATGGTGCCTGCCATGCCCCGCGTGGCTTCCAGGCCCGGCTGCAGCGGCGGCTGGCCTGCGAGCTCATGGCGACCCAGCATCCGCTCTGGCCCGGGATCGTCAGCCGGCTCGGTACCTATGCCACGTGGGCTTCCGTCATGATCGTGGTGTTCATCGTGGGGATGCTGGCCGGCACCACCTTCCTCCGGGAGCCCCCCGGCCGGTCCGGCTCCTCGGTCACCTCCCGCCCGGATGCCCCCCTGCCGTCCGCGCTTCCCTCCACCATGCAACCGCTCTGGTGGACCCGAACAACGCCCATCGAACTGGCCCTCTCCGGGCCTGCGACCCCGCTACCCGCCTCCTCCCACCAGGATCACCCCGCCGGCCTCTCTGCGCACCAGCCGGACACCGTCTGGTCGATCGCTTCCCCGTCACCCGCTTCGGCTTCCCCGGAACCGCCCTCCCCCGACCACGACCGTGCTTTTTCAAAACACGATTAA
- a CDS encoding helix-turn-helix domain-containing protein, protein MPKKKPEILDEAGLHTLAREAFERSGLTQREAAERLGVTQGAVSQALRNAGGRYVALQCRIVELAGWRCEGPRWLVYR, encoded by the coding sequence ATGCCGAAGAAGAAGCCTGAAATCCTCGACGAGGCTGGCCTGCACACGCTGGCCCGCGAAGCGTTCGAGCGCAGCGGCCTGACGCAACGAGAGGCGGCCGAGCGCCTGGGGGTGACGCAGGGGGCCGTGAGCCAGGCCCTGCGTAACGCGGGCGGCCGGTACGTGGCCCTGCAATGCCGCATCGTCGAGCTTGCCGGCTGGCGGTGTGAGGGCCCGCGCTGGCTGGTGTACCGGTAG
- a CDS encoding AAA family ATPase, with the protein MRLEDLLRRLHGVRPSGSGYAARCPAHEDREPSLSVSEGEGGRVLLYCHAGCSTEAVVEALGLTLADLMPAASGDGRRGREPAPPPIETARYTYRDEEGRPLYEVRRYQPKRFVQYRREGDRWVPGLGNTRRVLYRLPEVIEAARAGRVVCVVEGEKDADRLAALGFTATTCPGGAGKWRDEYSEALRGAHVVILPDNDEPGRRHAAEVARAVWGVARSVRVVELPGLPERGDVSDWLDAGHRPADLRRVIRETPPLEAPPETPPEPPERPQEARSHDTRALAVRVADVEREAIRWLWPGRLALGKLTILDGDPGLGKSTLYCDLAARITTGRPWPDAPDAPPGEPAAVVIVTCEDGIADTIRPRLEEAGADLSRVHVIQAVREGEDLTVPRLPDHIDAIEAVVQETGAALLVVDPIMAHLGDRINAHRDADVRRALTPLALLCERCGCAALVVRHLNKMTGGDPLYRGGGSIGIIGQARLGLLLASHPEHETADGVRVLATTKANVGAWRPSLVLRLESSEHDPDTGVIRWGGTTPLTARDLLARPKAERPRDEAADWLRERLASAADPVPARDLFAEAEARGISEKTLRRAKKGLGVVVEQVPPRPGGTWYWSLPGAGASHICSDNVFDVPEAPDGQFYKSGHLGDGADDEVPF; encoded by the coding sequence ATGAGGCTCGAGGACCTGCTGCGCCGTCTCCACGGCGTCCGCCCGTCCGGGAGCGGCTACGCGGCCCGCTGCCCGGCGCACGAGGACCGAGAGCCGTCGCTGTCAGTCTCGGAGGGCGAGGGCGGCCGCGTGCTCCTCTACTGCCATGCCGGCTGCTCCACCGAGGCCGTCGTGGAGGCTCTGGGCCTGACCCTGGCCGACCTGATGCCGGCCGCGTCCGGTGACGGCCGCCGTGGCCGGGAGCCCGCACCGCCGCCCATCGAGACGGCCCGCTACACCTACCGCGACGAGGAGGGCCGCCCGCTCTACGAGGTGCGCCGGTACCAGCCCAAGCGCTTCGTCCAGTACCGCCGGGAGGGCGACCGCTGGGTGCCGGGCCTGGGGAACACCCGCCGCGTGCTCTACCGCCTGCCCGAGGTCATCGAGGCCGCCCGCGCCGGCCGCGTCGTCTGCGTCGTCGAGGGTGAGAAGGATGCCGACCGCCTGGCCGCCCTGGGCTTCACGGCCACGACGTGCCCGGGCGGGGCGGGGAAGTGGCGAGATGAGTACAGCGAGGCCCTGCGAGGCGCCCACGTCGTCATCCTGCCGGACAACGACGAGCCCGGCCGCCGGCACGCCGCCGAGGTGGCCCGGGCCGTGTGGGGCGTGGCCCGCTCCGTCCGCGTCGTCGAGCTACCTGGCCTGCCCGAGAGGGGCGACGTCTCCGACTGGCTCGATGCCGGCCACCGACCGGCGGACCTGCGCCGCGTCATCCGCGAGACGCCGCCGCTGGAGGCGCCGCCCGAGACGCCGCCTGAGCCGCCTGAGCGTCCGCAGGAGGCGCGATCCCACGATACCCGGGCTCTGGCCGTGCGCGTCGCTGACGTCGAGCGAGAGGCCATCCGCTGGCTCTGGCCCGGCCGCCTGGCCCTGGGCAAACTCACCATCCTCGACGGCGATCCCGGCCTGGGCAAGTCGACGCTCTATTGCGACCTGGCCGCCCGCATCACGACGGGCCGGCCGTGGCCCGACGCACCCGACGCACCGCCCGGTGAGCCGGCCGCCGTCGTCATCGTCACCTGCGAGGACGGCATCGCCGACACGATCCGCCCGCGCCTGGAGGAGGCCGGGGCCGACCTGAGCCGCGTCCACGTCATCCAGGCCGTCCGGGAGGGCGAGGACCTGACCGTGCCGCGCCTGCCCGATCACATCGACGCCATCGAGGCCGTCGTCCAGGAGACGGGCGCCGCCCTGCTCGTCGTCGATCCGATCATGGCGCACCTGGGCGACCGGATCAACGCCCACCGGGACGCCGACGTCCGCCGCGCCCTGACGCCGCTCGCCCTGCTCTGCGAGCGCTGCGGCTGCGCCGCCCTGGTCGTCCGCCATCTCAACAAGATGACCGGCGGGGACCCGCTCTATCGTGGCGGTGGCTCCATCGGCATCATCGGGCAGGCCCGTCTCGGGCTCCTGCTCGCGTCGCATCCGGAGCACGAGACGGCCGACGGCGTGCGCGTGCTGGCCACGACAAAGGCCAACGTTGGCGCGTGGCGCCCGTCGCTGGTGCTGCGCCTGGAGAGCAGCGAGCACGACCCGGACACGGGCGTGATCCGCTGGGGGGGGACGACGCCGCTCACGGCCCGCGACCTGCTGGCCCGCCCGAAGGCCGAGCGCCCGCGTGACGAGGCCGCCGACTGGCTCCGGGAGCGCCTGGCATCGGCCGCCGACCCGGTGCCGGCCCGTGACCTGTTTGCCGAGGCCGAGGCCCGGGGCATCAGCGAGAAGACGCTGCGCCGGGCAAAGAAGGGCCTGGGCGTCGTCGTCGAGCAGGTGCCGCCGAGGCCGGGCGGGACGTGGTACTGGAGCCTGCCGGGAGCCGGCGCGTCACACATATGTTCGGACAATGTGTTCGACGTCCCGGAGGCCCCAGATGGCCAGTTTTACAAAAGTGGCCATCTGGGAGACGGCGCAGACGACGAAGTGCCCTTCTAG
- a CDS encoding helix-turn-helix domain-containing protein, producing MAQHILTSTEDLREIVAEEVQRALTEALPRAVRAATTKPYLTTEEVREWLGVSERTIRYLTSRRKLPYIKRGNRVLFRTEDVLRYVEEGAVPARRAER from the coding sequence ATGGCACAGCACATCCTGACATCGACCGAGGACCTGCGCGAGATCGTCGCCGAGGAGGTCCAGCGAGCCCTGACCGAGGCCCTGCCGAGGGCCGTGCGGGCGGCCACAACAAAGCCCTACTTGACGACCGAGGAGGTCCGGGAGTGGCTAGGCGTCAGCGAGCGGACGATCCGCTACCTGACTTCGCGGCGGAAGCTGCCCTACATCAAGCGCGGGAACCGGGTGCTGTTTCGCACCGAGGACGTGCTGCGCTACGTGGAGGAGGGCGCCGTGCCCGCCCGGAGGGCCGAGCGATGA
- a CDS encoding site-specific integrase, with the protein MASVRIIQRKDKSRADGTAPLYVRITARRRSRYVSTGIYVEPRHFNEARQEVRRSHPLSDAYNARLADLRLEAERAALEADAPEAVKDALQGRAGSLTRYFERFIEGLEQAGQYWERKKYLTTLRKLRACLGDEIDFADLDREALRRFEVYLRDRVGNRPNTRRKEFVRLRRVVRQAVKDGVIPPERDALAYFDLPKGERPVRRKLALEEVRALEAADLEPGSWAALARDAYLLAFYAGGMRVSDVCNLRRRHVERDGDTLRIRYRQLKTGNPVSMPLPPPARRIVEHYLDDDGRVTRPDPDAYVMPLLRDRDTGDGVRLRRAIGAVNVMLNRGIKEAARVAGLERPETISMHTARHSFADYARSRTGDLYAVSRALGHSSLQVTQAYLKSFDEQAVDNLARELWSE; encoded by the coding sequence ATGGCAAGTGTACGCATCATCCAGCGTAAGGACAAGAGCCGGGCCGACGGGACCGCCCCGCTCTACGTCCGCATCACGGCCCGCCGCCGGAGCCGCTACGTCTCGACGGGCATCTACGTCGAGCCGCGCCACTTCAACGAGGCCCGCCAGGAGGTCCGCCGCTCGCACCCGCTCTCGGATGCCTACAACGCCCGCCTTGCGGACCTGCGCCTGGAGGCCGAGCGGGCCGCCCTGGAGGCCGACGCGCCGGAGGCCGTCAAGGACGCACTCCAGGGACGCGCCGGGAGCCTGACCCGCTACTTTGAGCGCTTCATCGAGGGCCTGGAGCAGGCCGGCCAGTACTGGGAGCGCAAAAAGTACCTGACGACGCTCCGCAAGCTGCGGGCGTGCCTGGGCGACGAGATCGACTTTGCCGACCTGGACCGGGAGGCCCTGCGCCGCTTCGAGGTCTACCTGCGCGACCGGGTGGGCAACCGGCCCAACACCCGGCGCAAGGAGTTTGTCCGGTTGCGCCGCGTCGTCCGCCAGGCCGTCAAGGACGGGGTAATACCGCCCGAGCGGGACGCGCTGGCATACTTTGACCTGCCCAAAGGCGAGCGGCCCGTACGGCGCAAGCTGGCGCTGGAGGAGGTGCGGGCGCTGGAGGCGGCCGACCTGGAGCCCGGTAGTTGGGCGGCCCTGGCCCGGGACGCCTACCTGCTCGCCTTTTACGCCGGCGGCATGCGCGTCTCGGACGTGTGCAACCTGCGACGCCGCCACGTCGAGCGCGACGGCGATACGCTCCGCATCCGTTACCGCCAGCTCAAGACCGGCAATCCCGTCTCGATGCCGCTGCCGCCGCCGGCCCGCCGGATCGTCGAGCACTACCTGGACGACGATGGACGCGTGACGCGTCCTGATCCCGATGCCTACGTGATGCCCCTTTTGCGTGACCGGGACACCGGGGACGGCGTGCGCCTGCGCCGGGCCATCGGAGCGGTAAACGTGATGCTCAACCGGGGCATCAAGGAGGCGGCCCGTGTGGCGGGCCTGGAGCGCCCGGAGACGATCTCGATGCACACGGCCCGGCATAGCTTTGCCGACTACGCCCGGAGCCGTACGGGCGACCTGTACGCCGTGAGCCGGGCCCTGGGGCACTCCAGCCTGCAAGTGACGCAGGCCTATCTCAAGAGCTTTGACGAGCAGGCCGTCGATAACCTGGCGAGGGAGTTATGGAGCGAGTGA
- a CDS encoding dodecin family protein, producing MSVAKVIEIIAEGESIEDAIRNGVAEAGKTVRNIRSVYVKDFQALVEDHQVVKYRVNAKVTFVVD from the coding sequence ATGTCTGTTGCCAAAGTCATTGAGATCATCGCAGAGGGCGAAAGCATCGAGGATGCGATCCGCAACGGGGTTGCCGAGGCCGGCAAAACCGTACGCAACATCCGGAGTGTGTACGTGAAGGATTTTCAGGCCCTGGTGGAGGATCACCAGGTGGTCAAGTACCGTGTCAATGCGAAGGTTACGTTTGTCGTAGACTAG
- a CDS encoding DUF4332 domain-containing protein produces the protein MATLTTIEGIGEALAEKFKQAGVGSVEKLLEKGSTAKGRKELAEATGIDASRILRFVNHADLMRLKGVGGEYAELLEAAGVDTVAELARRNAANLHAKMVEVNEQKKLVRQVPVLAQVEAWIAQAKEMPKVVTHG, from the coding sequence ATGGCTACACTGACCACCATCGAAGGGATCGGGGAGGCACTGGCCGAGAAGTTCAAGCAGGCCGGTGTGGGTTCGGTCGAAAAGCTGCTGGAGAAAGGAAGTACGGCGAAGGGCCGGAAGGAACTGGCGGAGGCGACCGGCATCGACGCCTCGCGGATCCTCCGGTTTGTGAACCACGCGGACCTGATGCGCCTGAAGGGCGTCGGCGGAGAGTATGCCGAATTACTGGAGGCTGCCGGTGTCGATACGGTTGCCGAACTGGCCCGGCGCAATGCGGCCAACCTGCATGCAAAGATGGTCGAAGTCAACGAGCAGAAAAAGCTCGTGCGGCAGGTGCCGGTGCTCGCGCAGGTCGAGGCCTGGATTGCTCAGGCGAAGGAGATGCCCAAAGTCGTCACCCACGGATAA
- the hrpB gene encoding ATP-dependent helicase HrpB has product MRARSSSAVLPVETVLPSLKAVLAEGPCAVLQAPPGAGKTTRVPLALLGEAWLEGQRLLLLEPRRLAARAAAHYMAALLGERVGETVGYRMRMDSRTGPRTRIEVITEGVLTRLLIDDPGLSGVGLIIFDEFHERSLHADVGLALCREVQQVLRPDLRLLAMSATLAARPVADFLGGAPVVESAGRTYPVETHYLVPERVERPLPVRVARAVHHALARHPGDVLVFLPGAAEIRQAAARLEAAVGPAVDVYPLFGNLPYAAQERALAPAPEGRRKVVLATSIAETSLTVEGVRVVVDGGLMRVPRFDPATGMTRLVTVRVTRDAADQRRGRAGRTAPGVCYRLWPRHEPLVPHRTPEILEADLAPLVLDLAAWGVYDPAAIAWLDPPPPPAFEQARDLLRRLGALDASGRLTDEGRRMAALPLHPRLAHMLLQARNLGLHALAADLAALLEEQDVLRGEEGPPPVDLGLRLELLRTLRAERKVRRWWHGHPVETGTLHRVRKVAERWRRNAPPADTALAGRVLALAYPDRLARLDGAPGRFRLADGRRATLSEADPLAHQDYLVAAVVDGPAGRARIHRAAALTREDIEAVLAGRIEETEVVDWDREREAVRARRVRHLGAVVLSEAPLPDPPPEAVARVLLDRIAEIGLHVLPWTREATRLRQRIRFLHYHRPGDWPDVSDEHLLATLPVWLGPYVQGLRRLDDLRRVDLAAVLAGLLDGRQHRALDRLAPDRLEVPSGSRIALDYSDPRQPVLAVRLQEVFGLTETPRIAGGAVPVTLHLLSPAHRPVQVTQDLAGFWRTTYFEVRKDLRGRYPKHHWPEDPTTATPTRHTRPRR; this is encoded by the coding sequence ATGCGTGCCCGTTCGTCCTCTGCCGTGCTGCCCGTGGAGACCGTTTTGCCGTCGTTGAAGGCGGTGCTGGCGGAGGGCCCGTGCGCCGTGCTGCAGGCCCCGCCGGGGGCGGGCAAGACGACGCGGGTGCCGCTGGCCCTGCTCGGCGAGGCGTGGCTCGAGGGACAGCGCCTCCTGTTGCTGGAGCCCCGGCGGCTGGCGGCCCGGGCGGCGGCCCACTACATGGCCGCCCTCCTGGGCGAGCGCGTCGGGGAGACGGTGGGCTATCGCATGCGGATGGATAGCCGTACCGGCCCGCGCACGCGGATCGAAGTGATCACCGAAGGGGTGCTGACCCGCCTGCTCATCGACGACCCGGGGCTGAGCGGCGTGGGGCTGATCATCTTCGACGAGTTTCACGAGCGGAGCCTGCACGCCGACGTGGGGCTGGCCCTCTGCCGCGAGGTGCAGCAGGTGCTGCGCCCGGACCTGCGCCTGCTGGCGATGTCGGCCACGCTGGCGGCCCGTCCGGTGGCGGATTTCCTGGGCGGGGCGCCGGTCGTCGAGAGCGCGGGCCGGACGTACCCCGTCGAGACGCACTACCTGGTGCCGGAGCGGGTCGAGCGACCGCTGCCGGTGCGGGTGGCGCGGGCTGTCCACCATGCGCTGGCCCGGCACCCGGGCGACGTGCTCGTCTTCCTCCCCGGTGCGGCCGAGATCCGGCAGGCGGCGGCCCGTCTCGAAGCGGCGGTCGGGCCGGCGGTGGACGTGTATCCCCTCTTCGGCAACCTGCCGTATGCGGCCCAGGAGCGGGCGCTGGCACCCGCCCCCGAAGGGCGCCGCAAGGTGGTGCTGGCCACCTCCATCGCCGAGACGAGCCTGACCGTCGAGGGGGTGCGGGTGGTCGTGGACGGCGGGCTGATGCGGGTGCCGCGCTTCGACCCCGCCACGGGCATGACCCGGCTGGTGACGGTCCGCGTGACCCGGGACGCCGCCGACCAGCGGCGCGGGCGGGCCGGGCGCACGGCGCCGGGCGTCTGCTACCGCCTCTGGCCCCGGCACGAGCCGCTCGTGCCGCACCGCACGCCCGAGATCCTGGAGGCCGACCTGGCCCCGCTCGTGCTCGACCTGGCCGCCTGGGGCGTGTACGACCCCGCCGCCATCGCCTGGCTCGATCCCCCGCCGCCGCCGGCCTTCGAGCAGGCCCGCGATCTTCTCCGCCGGCTCGGCGCCCTCGACGCCTCGGGACGACTCACGGACGAAGGCCGGCGCATGGCGGCCCTGCCGCTCCACCCGCGCCTGGCCCACATGCTCCTGCAGGCACGCAACCTCGGCCTGCACGCCCTGGCGGCCGACCTGGCAGCGCTCCTCGAAGAGCAGGATGTGTTGCGGGGAGAGGAGGGCCCGCCACCGGTCGACCTCGGCCTCCGGCTCGAACTGCTCCGTACGCTGCGGGCCGAACGGAAGGTGAGGCGATGGTGGCACGGGCATCCGGTGGAGACGGGTACCCTCCACCGCGTGCGCAAGGTGGCGGAACGCTGGCGCCGAAACGCCCCGCCCGCGGACACGGCACTCGCCGGACGGGTCCTCGCCCTGGCCTACCCGGACCGCCTGGCCCGCCTTGATGGCGCGCCCGGTCGCTTCCGCCTGGCCGACGGGCGTCGCGCCACCCTCTCCGAGGCCGACCCGCTCGCGCATCAGGACTATCTCGTCGCAGCGGTCGTGGACGGACCGGCCGGCCGGGCCCGCATCCACCGGGCCGCCGCCCTCACGCGCGAGGACATCGAGGCGGTGCTGGCCGGGCGGATCGAGGAAACGGAGGTGGTGGACTGGGATCGGGAACGGGAGGCGGTCCGGGCCCGGCGCGTGCGGCACCTCGGCGCGGTGGTGCTCTCCGAGGCCCCGTTGCCGGACCCGCCGCCCGAAGCCGTCGCGCGCGTCCTGCTCGACCGCATCGCGGAGATCGGGCTGCACGTCCTGCCATGGACACGCGAGGCCACCCGCCTCCGGCAACGCATCCGCTTCCTCCATTACCACCGGCCCGGCGACTGGCCCGACGTTTCCGACGAGCACCTTCTGGCCACCCTGCCCGTCTGGCTCGGGCCGTACGTGCAGGGTCTCCGCCGCCTGGACGACCTGCGCCGGGTGGACCTCGCCGCCGTGCTCGCCGGCCTGCTCGACGGGCGGCAGCACCGGGCCCTCGACCGCCTGGCCCCGGATCGCCTCGAGGTGCCCAGCGGCTCCCGCATCGCCCTCGACTACAGCGATCCCCGGCAGCCCGTGCTCGCCGTCCGCCTCCAGGAGGTCTTCGGCCTCACCGAAACCCCGCGCATCGCCGGCGGGGCCGTTCCCGTGACCCTGCACCTGCTCTCGCCCGCGCATCGTCCCGTGCAGGTGACGCAAGACCTGGCCGGCTTCTGGCGTACCACCTACTTCGAGGTGCGCAAGGACCTGCGGGGACGCTATCCCAAACACCACTGGCCCGAGGACCCCACGACCGCCACCCCCACGCGCCATACCCGCCCCCGGCGGTGA
- a CDS encoding amidohydrolase produces the protein MPAARSRLCLPLLTALLLWTGCNPAPGDAPADLIIRNAKIVTMDEARPEAEALAVRGETIVAVGTNAEVDALTGPDTEVLDVEGRLVLPGFIEGHGHFMSLGRAQMILDLTQAKSWDEIVAMVEEAARAAEPGAWIQGRGWHQEKWERVPEGAVEGVPTHHALSAVSPGNPVFLTHASGHAAFANAEALRQGGISAETPDPPGGEIVRDARGEPTGLLRETAQQLVARALEQARTAMTPEEREAEMRRMAELAAQEALAHGITSFHDAGVSFETVDFYKKLADEGRLPVRLYVMIRAATEELAEKMAAYRLVGYGGNRLTVRALKRSLDGALGSHGAWLLEPYADMPTSLGLQTDDLDDLARVAELAVEHDYQLCIHAIGDRANREVLDLYEHTFTAHPEAQDLRWRIEHAQHLHPSDIPRFAQLGVIASMQGIHCTSDAPWVIKRLGEKRAREGAYMWQSLWQTGAVVTNGTDAPVEPIDPIASFYATVTRRLADGSVFFPEERLTREQALKSYTWNNAYAAFEEEVKGSLTPGKLADIVVLSQDLLTIPEEEILNTRILYTIVGGKVLFRR, from the coding sequence GTGCCTGCTGCTCGCTCCCGCCTGTGCCTGCCGCTCCTGACGGCCCTGCTGTTGTGGACCGGCTGTAACCCCGCTCCCGGAGACGCTCCGGCCGATCTCATCATCCGCAATGCGAAGATCGTCACGATGGACGAGGCCCGGCCCGAGGCCGAGGCCCTGGCCGTGCGGGGCGAGACCATCGTGGCCGTGGGCACCAACGCGGAGGTGGACGCCCTGACCGGCCCCGACACCGAGGTGCTCGACGTCGAGGGACGGCTCGTCCTGCCGGGTTTCATCGAAGGGCACGGGCACTTCATGAGCCTGGGACGGGCCCAGATGATCCTCGATCTGACGCAGGCGAAAAGCTGGGACGAGATCGTGGCGATGGTCGAAGAAGCCGCGCGGGCGGCGGAACCCGGGGCCTGGATCCAGGGACGCGGGTGGCACCAGGAGAAGTGGGAGCGGGTTCCCGAGGGCGCCGTCGAAGGCGTGCCGACGCACCATGCCTTGAGCGCCGTCTCGCCCGGCAACCCCGTCTTCCTGACACACGCGAGCGGGCATGCCGCCTTTGCCAACGCCGAAGCGTTGCGGCAGGGTGGGATCAGCGCCGAGACCCCCGATCCGCCCGGCGGCGAGATCGTCCGCGACGCCCGGGGCGAGCCGACGGGCCTGCTGCGGGAGACCGCCCAGCAGCTCGTGGCCCGCGCGCTCGAGCAGGCCCGTACCGCCATGACCCCCGAAGAACGGGAGGCCGAGATGCGCCGCATGGCCGAACTGGCGGCGCAGGAAGCCCTGGCGCACGGCATCACCTCGTTCCATGATGCCGGCGTCTCCTTCGAGACGGTCGATTTCTACAAGAAGCTGGCCGACGAGGGCCGCCTGCCCGTTCGCCTCTACGTCATGATCCGTGCCGCCACGGAAGAGCTGGCCGAAAAGATGGCGGCCTACCGGCTCGTCGGCTACGGCGGCAACCGGCTTACGGTGCGGGCCCTCAAACGCTCGCTCGACGGCGCGCTCGGCTCACACGGGGCCTGGCTGCTCGAACCCTACGCGGACATGCCCACCAGCCTCGGCCTCCAGACCGACGACCTGGACGACCTCGCCCGTGTGGCCGAACTGGCCGTCGAACACGACTACCAGCTCTGCATCCACGCCATCGGCGACCGCGCCAACCGCGAGGTGCTCGACCTCTATGAACACACCTTCACCGCCCACCCCGAGGCGCAGGACCTCCGCTGGCGTATCGAGCACGCCCAGCACCTCCATCCGAGCGACATCCCTCGCTTCGCACAACTTGGCGTCATCGCCTCCATGCAGGGCATCCATTGCACCTCCGACGCACCGTGGGTCATCAAACGCCTGGGAGAAAAGCGGGCCCGCGAAGGGGCATACATGTGGCAGTCGCTCTGGCAGACGGGCGCCGTGGTCACCAACGGCACCGACGCCCCCGTCGAACCCATCGATCCGATCGCCAGCTTCTATGCCACCGTCACGCGGCGGCTGGCCGACGGCTCCGTCTTCTTCCCGGAAGAGCGTCTCACCCGCGAGCAGGCCCTGAAGTCGTACACCTGGAACAACGCCTACGCCGCGTTCGAGGAGGAGGTCAAAGGCTCGCTCACTCCGGGGAAGCTGGCCGACATCGTGGTGCTTTCGCAGGACCTGCTCACCATTCCCGAAGAGGAGATCCTGAACACCCGGATACTCTACACCATCGTCGGCGGGAAGGTGCTGTTCCGGCGTTGA
- a CDS encoding NAD-dependent protein deacetylase has product MDLPCDKGAFRALVGLLHGRRTVVLSGAGCSTESGIPDYRGPETRRRARRPMPFQAFAGDPEARRRYWARSAAGWQRVALARPNAAHRALARMEHGGHVCGVITQNVDGLHTAAGSRRVVELHGTLARVRCLDCGTTEARAAFQQRLLARNPAWRPEHVRVAPDGDAEVDEAAVRSFVVPGCAACGGVLRPDVVFFGESVPRERVEAAWQLFEEAEVLLVVGSSLAVYSGYRFVLRAAREGRPVALINLGPTRGDALAAVRVAGRLGEVLPRLAAALEGGCSA; this is encoded by the coding sequence ATGGATCTGCCCTGCGACAAGGGAGCGTTTCGGGCGCTCGTCGGGTTGCTGCACGGACGGCGTACGGTCGTGCTCAGCGGAGCCGGGTGCAGCACGGAATCCGGCATTCCCGACTACCGGGGGCCGGAGACGCGGCGTCGCGCCCGCCGTCCGATGCCGTTTCAGGCCTTTGCCGGCGACCCCGAGGCCCGCCGGCGGTACTGGGCCCGCAGTGCCGCCGGCTGGCAACGGGTGGCCCTGGCCCGGCCGAATGCGGCCCACCGGGCCCTGGCCCGCATGGAGCACGGGGGGCACGTGTGCGGCGTCATCACGCAGAATGTGGACGGCCTGCACACAGCGGCCGGGAGCCGCCGCGTGGTGGAGTTGCACGGGACGCTGGCCCGGGTGCGCTGCCTCGATTGCGGCACCACCGAAGCCCGCGCGGCCTTCCAGCAACGGTTGCTGGCCCGGAACCCGGCCTGGCGGCCCGAGCACGTCCGGGTGGCGCCGGACGGCGACGCCGAGGTGGACGAGGCGGCCGTCCGCTCCTTCGTGGTGCCCGGTTGCGCCGCCTGCGGCGGGGTGCTCCGGCCGGACGTCGTCTTCTTCGGCGAGAGCGTGCCGCGCGAGCGGGTGGAGGCCGCCTGGCAGCTGTTCGAGGAGGCCGAGGTGCTGCTGGTGGTCGGTTCGTCGCTGGCGGTCTATTCGGGCTATCGTTTCGTCCTGCGGGCCGCCAGGGAAGGACGCCCCGTTGCGCTCATCAACCTGGGCCCCACCCGGGGCGATGCCCTGGCGGCGGTCCGGGTAGCGGGACGCCTCGGTGAAGTGCTGCCGCGCCTGGCGGCGGCCCTGGAAGGGGGATGCAGCGCGTAG